The following coding sequences are from one Triticum dicoccoides isolate Atlit2015 ecotype Zavitan chromosome 4A, WEW_v2.0, whole genome shotgun sequence window:
- the LOC119288290 gene encoding protein REVEILLE 8-like isoform X3: MAAVMESSSVPGVDGGEGAEGRVRKPYTITKSRESWTDPEHDKFIEALLLFDRDWRKIEAFVGSKTVIQIRSHAQKYFLKVQKNGTGEHLPPPRPKRKAAHPYPHNKASKKAPEVDLPQQPPHVVEQGRVIPMDAPTVATNSSANEDTFPSWDDVLTQPYSPRHTQDLGTANNSSSSIECQSGTWPASDAIEQEIWPTSDAIEQEIVLPALHAMPDFAQVYNFLGGVFDPDTTGHLQKLREMDPIDAETVLQLMKNLSVNLSSPDFETHLSIQHP; encoded by the exons ATGGCGGCGGTGATGGAGTCGTCGTCGGTGCCCggcgtggacggcggcgagggtgcGGAGGGGAGGGTGCGGAAGCCCTACACCATCACCAAGTCGCGGGAGAGCTGGACCGACCCGGAGCACGACAAGTTCATCGAGGCGCTCCTCCT GTTTGATCGAGATTGGAGAAAGATCGAAGCGTTTGTTGGCTCCAAGACAGTGATACAG ATCAGGAGCCATGCACAGAAGTACTTTCTCAAGGTTCAAAAGAATGGAACAGGTGAACATCTGCCACCACCTAGGCCCAAGAGGAAGGCGGCACACCCGTACCCACATAACAAAGCCTCGAAAAAGG CCCCTGAAGTCGACTTACCACAGCAACCCCCTCATGTCGTGGAACAAGGGCGTGTTATACCTATGGATGCACCTACTGTCGCTACAAACTCAAGTGCAAACGAGGACACATTTCCTTCCTGGGACGATGTTCTTACCCAACCTTATAGCCCAAGACACACACAAG ATTTAGGCACCGCAAATAACAGCTCGAGTAGCATAGAGTGCCAATCTGGAACTTGGCCAGCTTCTGATGCGATTGAGCAAGAAATTTGGCCAACTTCCGATGCGATTGAGCAAGAGATTGTACTTCCAGCACTGCATG CCATGCCAGACTTTGCTCAAGTATACAACTTTCTTGGGGGCGTATTTGATCCAGATACAACAGGACATTTGCAGAAGTTGAGAGAGATGGATCCTATAGATGCTGAAACG GTACTACAACTGATGAAAAATCTATCGGTAAACCTGTCTAGCCCGGACTTTGAGACACAC CTGAGCATACAGCACCCCTGA
- the LOC119288290 gene encoding protein REVEILLE 8-like isoform X1 codes for MAAVMESSSVPGVDGGEGAEGRVRKPYTITKSRESWTDPEHDKFIEALLLFDRDWRKIEAFVGSKTVIQIRSHAQKYFLKVQKNGTGEHLPPPRPKRKAAHPYPHNKASKKAPEVDLPQQPPHVVEQGRVIPMDAPTVATNSSANEDTFPSWDDVLTQPYSPRHTQDLGTANNSSSSIECQSGTWPASDAIEQEIWPTSDAIEQEIVLPALHAMPDFAQVYNFLGGVFDPDTTGHLQKLREMDPIDAETVLQLMKNLSVNLSSPDFETHRRMLSSHGGGMGQARHESVGDPGSLLRPFAFHSCNL; via the exons ATGGCGGCGGTGATGGAGTCGTCGTCGGTGCCCggcgtggacggcggcgagggtgcGGAGGGGAGGGTGCGGAAGCCCTACACCATCACCAAGTCGCGGGAGAGCTGGACCGACCCGGAGCACGACAAGTTCATCGAGGCGCTCCTCCT GTTTGATCGAGATTGGAGAAAGATCGAAGCGTTTGTTGGCTCCAAGACAGTGATACAG ATCAGGAGCCATGCACAGAAGTACTTTCTCAAGGTTCAAAAGAATGGAACAGGTGAACATCTGCCACCACCTAGGCCCAAGAGGAAGGCGGCACACCCGTACCCACATAACAAAGCCTCGAAAAAGG CCCCTGAAGTCGACTTACCACAGCAACCCCCTCATGTCGTGGAACAAGGGCGTGTTATACCTATGGATGCACCTACTGTCGCTACAAACTCAAGTGCAAACGAGGACACATTTCCTTCCTGGGACGATGTTCTTACCCAACCTTATAGCCCAAGACACACACAAG ATTTAGGCACCGCAAATAACAGCTCGAGTAGCATAGAGTGCCAATCTGGAACTTGGCCAGCTTCTGATGCGATTGAGCAAGAAATTTGGCCAACTTCCGATGCGATTGAGCAAGAGATTGTACTTCCAGCACTGCATG CCATGCCAGACTTTGCTCAAGTATACAACTTTCTTGGGGGCGTATTTGATCCAGATACAACAGGACATTTGCAGAAGTTGAGAGAGATGGATCCTATAGATGCTGAAACG GTACTACAACTGATGAAAAATCTATCGGTAAACCTGTCTAGCCCGGACTTTGAGACACAC AGGAGGATGCTCTCGTCGCACGGTGGCGGCATGGGCCAAGCCAGGCACGAGAGCGTAGGAGATCCGGGGTCTCTACTCAGACCCTTCGCGTTCCATTCATGTAATCTCTAG
- the LOC119288290 gene encoding protein REVEILLE 8-like isoform X2: MAAVMESSSVPGVDGGEGAEGRVRKPYTITKSRESWTDPEHDKFIEALLLFDRDWRKIEAFVGSKTVIQIRSHAQKYFLKVQKNGTGEHLPPPRPKRKAAHPYPHNKASKKAPEVDLPQQPPHVVEQGRVIPMDAPTVATNSSANEDTFPSWDDVLTQPYSPRHTQDLGTANNSSSSIECQSGTWPASDAIEQEIWPTSDAIEQEIVLPALHAMPDFAQVYNFLGGVFDPDTTGHLQKLREMDPIDAETVLQLMKNLSVNLSSPDFETHRRMLSSHGGGMGQARHESVGDPGSLLRPFAFHSW; encoded by the exons ATGGCGGCGGTGATGGAGTCGTCGTCGGTGCCCggcgtggacggcggcgagggtgcGGAGGGGAGGGTGCGGAAGCCCTACACCATCACCAAGTCGCGGGAGAGCTGGACCGACCCGGAGCACGACAAGTTCATCGAGGCGCTCCTCCT GTTTGATCGAGATTGGAGAAAGATCGAAGCGTTTGTTGGCTCCAAGACAGTGATACAG ATCAGGAGCCATGCACAGAAGTACTTTCTCAAGGTTCAAAAGAATGGAACAGGTGAACATCTGCCACCACCTAGGCCCAAGAGGAAGGCGGCACACCCGTACCCACATAACAAAGCCTCGAAAAAGG CCCCTGAAGTCGACTTACCACAGCAACCCCCTCATGTCGTGGAACAAGGGCGTGTTATACCTATGGATGCACCTACTGTCGCTACAAACTCAAGTGCAAACGAGGACACATTTCCTTCCTGGGACGATGTTCTTACCCAACCTTATAGCCCAAGACACACACAAG ATTTAGGCACCGCAAATAACAGCTCGAGTAGCATAGAGTGCCAATCTGGAACTTGGCCAGCTTCTGATGCGATTGAGCAAGAAATTTGGCCAACTTCCGATGCGATTGAGCAAGAGATTGTACTTCCAGCACTGCATG CCATGCCAGACTTTGCTCAAGTATACAACTTTCTTGGGGGCGTATTTGATCCAGATACAACAGGACATTTGCAGAAGTTGAGAGAGATGGATCCTATAGATGCTGAAACG GTACTACAACTGATGAAAAATCTATCGGTAAACCTGTCTAGCCCGGACTTTGAGACACAC AGGAGGATGCTCTCGTCGCACGGTGGCGGCATGGGCCAAGCCAGGCACGAGAGCGTAGGAGATCCGGGGTCTCTACTCAGACCCTTCGCGTTCCATTCAT GGTAA
- the LOC119288288 gene encoding F-box protein At5g65850-like produces the protein MPAGGGEASKHGRTGKEQSHPPAIRRRGESRPAPPFPAVASQKRRKQGKQRQPPAAAGSVSSEGPLVEILARLPYRLLCRFQCVSKQWGELCSDLIKSIKTAPQTLSGFFHNNLAGSLCFSNLSGGRPLVDASLPFLRKTYQRFKLQQCSTSLLLCKCWESEDDDDEFDFVVCNPMTEQWTVLPPIEWPDQDDGEPQSFELMYPFLVFDPAVPSRFAVFAPLMESVDVVAVYSWETGQWAPSSGWEDIAHPAVDPECAVLLNGMMHFLHLTVDEPLIAVLDTEGQVCREIAVPDDMLGAIPGYGSVGCSQGLLHAWYMDPHDYELSVWVLKDYYATTEEEWTLKHTVDVPRLFGEKTESDEEEEDCRRQENGAHKYDVFAMHPEHNVIFLTDWKEVNLSYDMDSRQVRPICTTGDFLGGLPFIPCFADLARPLQNSLF, from the exons ATGCCAGCCGGGGGAGGAGAAGCAAGCAAGCATGGCCGCACGGGGAAGGAGCAGAGCCACCCGCCGGCGATCCGCCGCCGCGGCGAGTCCCGTCCCGCGCCGCCGTTCCCCGCCGTAGCTTCTCAG AAGAGGAGGAAGCAGGGGAAGCAGAGGcaaccgccggcggcggcggggagcgtcTCCTCCGAGGGCCCCCTCGTCGAGATCCTGGCGCGGCTGCCCTACCGGTTGCTCTGCCGCTTCCAGTGCGTCTCCAAGCAGTGGGGCGAGCTCTGCTCCGACCTCATCAAAAGCATCAAGACGGCGCCGCAGACCCTCTCCGGATTCTTCCACAACAACTTGGCCGGCAGCCTCTGCTTCAGCAATTTGTCCGGCGGACGGCCGCTGGTCGACGCTTCGCTCCCGTTCCTGCGCAAGACCTACCAAAGATTCAAGCTCCAGCAATGCTCCACCAGCCTCCTCCTATGCAAGTGCTGGGAAtcggaagacgacgacgacgaattcgactTTGTCGTGTGCAATCCCATGACCGAGCAGTGGACCGTGCTGCCTCCTATAGAATGGCCGGACCAAGACGATGGAGAACCCCAAAGTTTCGAGCTGATGTATCCCTTCCTGGTTTTCGACCCGGCCGTTCCGTCTCGTTTCGCGGTGTTCGCGCCCCTCATGGAGTCGGTCGACGTcgtggctgtatactcatgggAGACCGGACAATGGGCTCCGAGCAGCGGGTGGGAAGACATAGCGCATCCCGCCGTCGATCCGGAATGCGCCGTCCTCCTCAATGGCATGATGCATTTTCTGCATTTGACGGTCGACGAGCCCTTGATAGCCGTGCTGGACACGGAGGGGCAGGTTTGTCGGGAGATTGCTGTCCCGGATGACATGCTAGGAGCCATACCTGGTTATGGTTCGGTGGGGTGCTCTCAGGGACTCCTTCATGCTTGGTACATGGATCCTCATGATTACGAGCTctctgtgtgggtgctcaaggattattatgctactaccgaagaaGAGTGGACCCTAAAGCATACCGTCGATGTCCCGCGTCTCTTTGGAGAAAAAACGGAatccgatgaagaagaagaggattgtCGCCGCCAAGAGAATGGGGCCCATAAGTACGATGTGTTTGCAATGCATCCGGAGCATAATGTTATCTTCCTTACTGATTGGAAGGAGGTAAATCTGTCGTACGATATGGACAGCAGGCAAGTGCGTCCCATATGCACCACTGGAGATTTCCTGGGTGGTCTGCCTTTTATTCCCTGCTTTGCCGATTTGGCTCGACCTTTGCAAAATT
- the LOC119288291 gene encoding guanine nucleotide-binding protein subunit gamma 3-like, with product MAAPRPKSPLDPCGRRRLQLAVDALHRQISFLEGEISSIEGLHAASICCKEVDEFIGKNADPFITISSEKGNADQSHRSPKKIRTRWACLSCFPWICGGGCSAVQLKGPSCCCGCPRCCAGSGGCGGGGPSCGCSCSCAGCSSSCACPACAGCGPACCGGVPRPRCCLCS from the exons ATGGCGGCGCCCAGGCCCAAGTCCCCGCTCGACCCCTGCGGCCGCCGCCGGCTGCAGCTCGCCGTCGACGCGCTCCACCGCCAGATCAGCTTCCTCGAG GGGGAGATCAGTTCCATTGAAGGGCTCCATGCTGCCTCCATATGCTGCAAAGA GGTCGATGAGTTCATAGGAAAGAATGCCGATCCATTCATAACGAT TTCATCTGAGAAGGGGAACGCCGATCAATCTCATCGCTCCCCAAAGAAGATTCG AACCCGGTGGGCGTGTTTGAGCTGCTTCCCGTGGATCTGCGGCGGCGGGTGCTCTGCCGTCCAGCTCAAGGGGCCGAGCTGCTGCTGCGGATGCCCCCGCTGCTGCGCGGGGAGcgggggctgcggcggcggcgggcccTCGTGTGGCTGCTCGTGCTCCTGCGCCGGCTGCTCCTCCTCTTGCGCGTGCCCTGCCTGTGCCGGCTGCGGCCCCGCGTGCTGCGGCGGTGTCCCTCGCCCTCGCTGCTGCCTGTGTTCATGA